A window of Maioricimonas rarisocia genomic DNA:
ACCCGGTCGTCGGTCGCCTGACATCGGCGGCCGCTGACAGCGCCTGCCGGACCGCATCGCACGCACACCTGGCCGCCATGTTGCCCCCCTGCGCTGCGGCATCGCGACACTCGAGAAGCCGCTGCCAGGCACCACCCTTCTCGTATGGATCCTTCTTCAGATCCTCGGGCTGCACCGGTCTGCCTGCCGTGAAGTCTTCCATCTTCGCGACGAGTGCTGCGAGCCACTGTCGGTCGCCGGCGGGAATTGCCTCACACCGTTCGAAGAGGGGCTGCACCCGCATCGTGCAGCGGACCGCGAACGCCAGCCCGGCCCGGTTGGTCATCTTCTTGAGGCGACCATACAATCCCGTCACGCGGAAGGACTGCTTTTTCGATTTCGGCTTCGGTTTCGGCTCACGCCCCAGACGGCGGAGCAGATCTTCGATGCCCGCCTCCCACGCGTCGTCGTCCCCCCACAATTCGGCCAGTTCGGAACTTCGAAGAATTCTTGCGACGGCGGCTCCCGCCTGCGTTCGCATCGTCTTCGACGGCTTGAAGTCAGCCTGATCGAGCCACGCCGTCAGTTCCTCCGGCAGTTCTTCGGCCGGCCTGCCATCGAGAGCCGCGACGACCTCGGCGGCCGCCAGTGCTTCGCAGCACGCGTCGGCATCGTCGGCACCCGATTCGCGGAACTCCTCGAAGGTCTCGGTGATCCGCCCGCGAGATGGCTCCTCGAGAAATGCATCGAGCCAGTCTTCGCTGATGTCGTTGGCAAATGTCCCTGAGGCCCATGTTCCCATCGCACCCTCCGCATCGATGAGCTGTTGAGAAGGAACCGGTCGGGGAACCATTACACACGCATTGGTCGATGCGCGGCAAGTGTCGGGCCGATCCAGGGCGACACGCTCCGGGGGCCGTTGCTGGTCTTGTCCGGCCGTGCATCCTGTGAGGCCGCGCCTGCCGAGGAGTGGTCGATTCTGCCGAACTGCACTGCGTGAAACTGCGCAGGATGCGCGTCGTGCGAGGGTTCGCGGCGATTCGGCGGATTCTCCGGGATCTGTGATCGATAATGACTACAGTGTTCTTCGCTGCCGCCGCATCGCTCAAAGGATTGAGTATGGCTTGTCGAATACTCATCGCTCTGTGCCTGCTGTGCGGCTTGGTGCCTTGTTCCAGATGTTGTGAGGCCCTCGACGCCGAGCGGCCTGTTCCCGGGGGCCCGCTCCGCTACAACGAAGACTGGTCGCTGCTCCGCAATCCCGAGAATCGCCAGGGGGAGTGGTGGGAACGATTCAAGTACATTCCAGTCGACGATTCAGCGGAAACATACCTGACCCTCGGAAACGAGGTACGCGCTCGGTACGAATGGCTGGGAGATCCGAACTGGGGCGAGCAGGAAACGGATAGCGGGGGCTACTTCTGGTTTCGCACGTTGCCTACCGCCGACCTGCATGTTGGTGATCACCTCAGACTGTTCGGGGAATTCATCGTCGCACCTTCAGCGGGCGTCGATCCCGAGCCGACCGGCCTGGATGACGACGTCGCGGACGTCCTGCAGGCATTCGCGGAGATCCGCTGCAGTGACTCAACGATAATTCGCGGCGGGCGCCGTGTTCTGAACATCGGTTCAGGTCGCCTGGTGTCAACGCGATACGGGGTCAACACGCTGCAGGCCTTCGACATGGCGGAAGTGTTTCTGGGAGACGAGAAGGCATCGCTCTTTGTCCTCTACGGTCGTCCGGTCGACGCGGAGGTCGGCAGCTTCAACGATGACTGGAGTCGCGCGCGGCAGGGTTGGACCGTCTACTGGACACGAGACCTCGTCGACGCGGGCCTGGCGAGCCGCGGAACGTGGTTCCTCGACGTGTACTACATGGGATTCGAAAACACGCAGGCCGTCTATGACCAGGGAGTGGGGACGGAGCAACGGCAGACGGTCGCTGGCAGACTCCATGGCAATCGCGACCGGTGGAGGTGGGATCACGAACTGTTCGTACAGTTCGGACGTTTTGCCGATTCGGAGATCCGGGCGTGGTCGCTGGCGACACTGTTCGGATACACGTTCGAAGACCTTCCGCTCAGGCCCGAACTCTCGCTGCAGTTCAACACGATCAGCGGCGATCGGGATCAGAACGACGGAGAGTTGAATACTTTCAATCCGTTGTTCCCGAAGCTGAAGTACTTCGGCGAGAGTGGCGTGCTCGCCCCGTACAACCTTTTCGACCTCCACCCGGGCGTCGCGTTTCAACTGTCAGACGATGTTCGTGTCAGCGGCTCTGTGCAGTGTCTCTGGCGGTATAGCACCGATGATGGAGTGTATGGTGCCGGAGGACGCCTCCTGCGCTCCGGACGCGACAGTGATGCCCGCTACGTGGCGACGCAGTACGAGATTGTTCTCGAGACCAGACTGACTGATAACTGGCGCTGCAATGCATTCTTTGCAATGCTTCCCGCCGGGCAGTTTGTTCGTGAAACGGGGGAGTCGTCGACCATCCACTTCGTGGGGGTCGAAAGCATTCTCGCCTACTGAGATTCTGCGGCGTTGCCCAGGTCGCTTCGATGGTGAGCAGTCTTGCTCACGACTGCTCGGATCGCGTCTCGATCCTGCGGCGCGACGGCAAGGTTTCAATCGCTGATGGGGTGTGCGGTGCCGCGACGTGCAGGCGGGGTCATGTGTCGCGTCTACCGTCCGGGACCGTCCTTGCGTCGCTGTTGCGGGAGTTGTACAAGTCAGGGTACGCAGAGCACATTTCATCCCGGATCAAGATGAAAGCACCCCCACAATGTCCGTCGAACCGATTCACGATGAAGGACAGCAGCTGCCTGCCCCGACCGGCAAAGTGCTGGGAGTCGTCGACAGTCAGGAGGATTTGGATCGAGTCGCCGACGCGCTCAAGGCGGCGGGCTTCGAAAGCATCGTGTCACTCCACGGCCAGGAGGGACTGCAGCTGCTCGAACGCGTCGCGACATTCTTCTGGGGCGACTGCGAATCGGAAGTTCTGAAGCGGCATATTGACAACTTGAAACAGGGGCGATTCGTGATCGGAATCGAAACGCCCGCGAAACGGTCACAGGAAGCTGCCGCCATCGCATCCGAACAGGGCGCGCACTTCCTGGTTCACATGGGGCTTGCGACAGTCACATGGATGAAGGCGTGACCCGCCAGAATCCCACCATCACCGAGTCGGGGCTTGCGGCCCGCTGATGACATCGAAGCTGTTGTTGCGGGCCACGCGCGGAGTAACACCAACCAGAAACCTCGGGAGGGCTGCTGATGGCCAGTGAACCGATTCGGGATCCGAGTAAGGATGACCTGCTGACGCCGGAGAATTCGGCGCTCATCATCATCGACTATCAACCGGTTCAGGTGAACTCGATTGCCTCGATGGACCGGCAACTGCTGGTCAACAACATTGTTGGCGTCGCAAAGATCGGGCTCGCCTACGGCCTGCCGATCGTTCATTCGACCGTCAACGTGAAGACGGGTTTGAATCAGCCTCCCATTGTCCAGCTTCGCCGCGTCCTGAAGGAAGTTCCGACATACGACCGGACGTCGATCAATTCGTGGGAAGATGTCGAGTTCGTCGAAGCGGTCAAGGAGACCGGCCGCAAGAAACTCATCATGACAGCGCTGTGGACCGAGGCTTGCCTCACGTTCCCTGCACTGGACGCCATCAGGGAAGGTTATGAGGTGTACGTGGTCGTCGATGCCGTCGGAGGAACTTCCGAGGCAGCCCACGAGGCGGCCCTGCGTCGGATCGAGCAGGCGGGTGGCAAGATGATCAGCTGGGCTCAGATGCTGTGCGAACTTCAGCGTGACTGGGCGCGCAAAGAAACGGTCCCGGCGATGATGAATCTGTTCATCGAGATTGGAGGCACCGCCGGCCTTCAATTCGCAAGCGAACTTCTCGAAGACTAAGCCCGCACCATTGGACGCGCGTCAGCAGGCATACTGCTGGCGCGCGGTGTCGCCACTGCAAACGTTGCCATCACGGCGGCACCCCGCTCAGTTATCATCCGTCATCGGAGAGATTATCGTGGCCCGCATTCTCTTTCTCGCTGCCCTTGTGATCGTGCCCACGCTGAGTGGAGTCGGGCAGGCCCGCGGCGCTGAGGAGTATCAGATCGATCCGCAGCACACGAGCGTGACGTTCAAGATTTCGCATCTGGGCATCGCCTGGGTGCATGGTCGTTTCAATGAGGTCGAAGGCAACGTCAAACTGGACACCGATGATCCATCAAACTCGACTTTCGAAGTGAGGATCCCCGTCAGCAGTATCGACACGAAGGTCAAGAAGCGGGACGACCACTTGCGATCCGCCGACTTCTTCGATGTCAAGAAGTATCCCGAGCTCACCTTCAAAAGCACGAAAGTCCGGCGGAAAGAAAAGGGGCTGGAGGTGACTGGCGATGTCACTCTCCATGGCGTGACGAAGCCGTTGACATTCGACCTGACCGGCGGGGAGAAAGCAGAGTTCCCGGACGGTGTGCACCGCGTTGGCTACAGCACGTCCTTCGTGTTGAAGCGTAGCGACTTCGGGATGACGACGATGCTTGGCCCGGTCGGCGACGAAGTACATGCCGAAATCAGCTTTGAGGCGATCAGGAAGTGATCGCGCGGCTTCCTGCGGCTCGTTCTGCTCTGTAGTCTGGCTGTCGCCCCGGCCGGGTGGCTGAGGCAGCAGACCTGGTTTGCACGGCAATACACGACTTGCTGTGGCTGACGGCAGCCATGCCATGACGACGTCGCGCCGGAGGTAATGCGTCACGGCCCCGGTCGCTGCGAATCGGTTCGTATGGCGACCGTTCAGGAACGAACCGGGAGAATGCCGGGACGAGTCCCAGCCAATGTGTACTCCGCTGCGCTCCGTTCCGGGCGTGCCCCGCCAATGCACCGTGGCTTCGCTCGCGTGGCTCGCTCCAGCCACGGCCACCAGCCACCGTCGTCACCCACGCTCCCCATCCCCGATCGGACGGATCACCCGGCAGGGATTGCCCGCGGCAAAGACCCCATCCGGGACATTGCGCGTCACCACGCTGCCGGCACCGATCACCGTCTCGTCCCCGATCGTCACGCCCGGGCAGATGATCGCTCCGCCTCCCACCCACACGTCCCGGCCGATCGTGATCGGCCTGCCGGACTCCTGCGTGCGGCGGAGCTGGGCATCCATCGGGTGCGTGGCGGTGTAGATCTGCACCGCCGGTCCGAACAGGGTGAAATCGCCCACACGTACTTCGCAGACGTCGAGGACGACACAGTTGAAATTGAAGTAGACGTTGGTGCCGAGATGGATGTTGCTGCCGTAATCGCAGTAGAACGGCGGCTGCACCTGGACCGAGTCGCCCCCGCTGCCGAGCAGCTCGCACAGGATCGTACGTCGCCGGTCCTGATCGCGCTCGCGTGTGGCGTTGAGATCCTGGCACAGGTCGCGGGCCCGCTCGCGCGCCTGAACCAGTTCCGGGGCCAGCGGGTCGTACAGCTCGCCGGCGAGCATCTTGTCCCATTCGGAGGTCATGGCGTCGCCGTCGGTTCCAGGGGGCGTCGGTTCGTTGCCGTGCGCGTGCGGTCGCTGGTGGCACATTGCGGGCCGAATCGCCGCTACCAGCCGGCTCTGGCGGGCCTCACTGCTCAGGACTCATCTCTCAGCCCTTCGGCTACGGATAACTCAGATCGATCTCGTTGTCGCCGGCTTTGACCTCGGCCTGCTTCTCGATCCGCTGGTAGTCGCGAGGCACGTTGCCGGCCGGAGGAACCATCGGGGCTTCTGGATCGTTCGGGTCGTGTTCGACGTTGCTCGAGATGAACACGTTGTGCTGGCCGATGATCGCGCCGGACGTCGTCGAGTTGAAATTGAGCTCGTAGTAGCCGCTGCTGTCGGTGATGCCGGTTGAGGACCGTCCGCCGCTGACAGGGGCGAACGTGACAATGACGTCTTCTGTCGGCTCTCCGTCAATCTTCACGACGCCGCTGACACTGCCAAGGTCGGGGAGGTCTTTGGCCTCGCTGCCGCAGCCGACGAGGATCAGGCCGAGAACGGCCGTGAGAATACGTTTCGGGATGAACATTCCTGGTGCTCTGCTGGTGGTGACCGGTCCGTGAGGGATCCGCTGTTCCAATGAAACCGGGAGGCCGCGCTGGCAGCCCCCCGGTGGTATCGAGTCGACAGGGAGAGTCGCGAATCAGAACTCGCCCAGGACCTGTCCGTCCTCACGGTCGGCAAGCCGCTCGTAGGTGCTGTCGGTCACTTCGGTCCCGCCGGTGTGGCGATTGTTCTGGTCGATGTTCTCGGAGATCATCCGCACGCTGCCGTCGGCAAGCACGAAGTGAGCGCCTCCCACGTGACGGCTCGAGAAGCCTTTGTTGCACTCGTTGGTCTGTGCGTTGAGGTGGGACGTCGTCGAGCCGAGCACCGGGTGCACGGTCGACTGCTCGTTCCGGATGTCGGTTCCGAAGACCAGGGCGGCCCGGCAGGTGTAGGTACCGCCGTTCGGGTTCTGAAGCTGCCAGGCACGTTCGCCGGCGAGAATCGTGTTGCTCGCACCGTCGGTGATGTCCCGCATCCTGACGC
This region includes:
- a CDS encoding DUF4259 domain-containing protein, producing MGTWASGTFANDISEDWLDAFLEEPSRGRITETFEEFRESGADDADACCEALAAAEVVAALDGRPAEELPEELTAWLDQADFKPSKTMRTQAGAAVARILRSSELAELWGDDDAWEAGIEDLLRRLGREPKPKPKSKKQSFRVTGLYGRLKKMTNRAGLAFAVRCTMRVQPLFERCEAIPAGDRQWLAALVAKMEDFTAGRPVQPEDLKKDPYEKGGAWQRLLECRDAAAQGGNMAARCACDAVRQALSAAADVRRPTTGYVSDAPQQVAQSAKVAAEFVGLRTLKPLNSDFKYLEEHYPRAPGDDLCSGDPIDVSEKGPLGPLWGNSPPDWFVRPS
- a CDS encoding alginate export family protein, with translation MPCSRCCEALDAERPVPGGPLRYNEDWSLLRNPENRQGEWWERFKYIPVDDSAETYLTLGNEVRARYEWLGDPNWGEQETDSGGYFWFRTLPTADLHVGDHLRLFGEFIVAPSAGVDPEPTGLDDDVADVLQAFAEIRCSDSTIIRGGRRVLNIGSGRLVSTRYGVNTLQAFDMAEVFLGDEKASLFVLYGRPVDAEVGSFNDDWSRARQGWTVYWTRDLVDAGLASRGTWFLDVYYMGFENTQAVYDQGVGTEQRQTVAGRLHGNRDRWRWDHELFVQFGRFADSEIRAWSLATLFGYTFEDLPLRPELSLQFNTISGDRDQNDGELNTFNPLFPKLKYFGESGVLAPYNLFDLHPGVAFQLSDDVRVSGSVQCLWRYSTDDGVYGAGGRLLRSGRDSDARYVATQYEIVLETRLTDNWRCNAFFAMLPAGQFVRETGESSTIHFVGVESILAY
- a CDS encoding hydrolase, whose amino-acid sequence is MASEPIRDPSKDDLLTPENSALIIIDYQPVQVNSIASMDRQLLVNNIVGVAKIGLAYGLPIVHSTVNVKTGLNQPPIVQLRRVLKEVPTYDRTSINSWEDVEFVEAVKETGRKKLIMTALWTEACLTFPALDAIREGYEVYVVVDAVGGTSEAAHEAALRRIEQAGGKMISWAQMLCELQRDWARKETVPAMMNLFIEIGGTAGLQFASELLED
- a CDS encoding YceI family protein — encoded protein: MARILFLAALVIVPTLSGVGQARGAEEYQIDPQHTSVTFKISHLGIAWVHGRFNEVEGNVKLDTDDPSNSTFEVRIPVSSIDTKVKKRDDHLRSADFFDVKKYPELTFKSTKVRRKEKGLEVTGDVTLHGVTKPLTFDLTGGEKAEFPDGVHRVGYSTSFVLKRSDFGMTTMLGPVGDEVHAEISFEAIRK
- a CDS encoding sugar O-acetyltransferase, which translates into the protein MTSEWDKMLAGELYDPLAPELVQARERARDLCQDLNATRERDQDRRRTILCELLGSGGDSVQVQPPFYCDYGSNIHLGTNVYFNFNCVVLDVCEVRVGDFTLFGPAVQIYTATHPMDAQLRRTQESGRPITIGRDVWVGGGAIICPGVTIGDETVIGAGSVVTRNVPDGVFAAGNPCRVIRPIGDGERG
- a CDS encoding Ig-like domain-containing protein; amino-acid sequence: MFIPKRILTAVLGLILVGCGSEAKDLPDLGSVSGVVKIDGEPTEDVIVTFAPVSGGRSSTGITDSSGYYELNFNSTTSGAIIGQHNVFISSNVEHDPNDPEAPMVPPAGNVPRDYQRIEKQAEVKAGDNEIDLSYP